Proteins encoded within one genomic window of Nitrospirota bacterium:
- the nifN gene encoding nitrogenase iron-molybdenum cofactor biosynthesis protein NifN, giving the protein MLTNIDKLTESGCSSEKQDKVCRSRGGESCAFDGAMIVLQPIADTAHIVHGPIACCGNTWEGRGTLSLNGNLHRMGFTTDMNEIDIVYGSEEKLYAAIIKTFEAVKPKAIFVYATCVSGLIGEDIESVCKKAETEIGVRVIPVNAPGFVGPKNLGNRIAGEVLLDHVIGTGELPSKIITPPSPSYLKRGADINLIGEYNIAGDLWLVEPVLKKAGMQILSRITGDSTFEEITYAHHAKLNVVVCSRALINVAKEMEKRYGIPYIEVSFFGKTEMTKALRLIASKLSSNYKIPLNPPFSKGEIGFPSLEKRGQGRFFQIESIIAREEERLEEKLKIYSHLKGKKAVLYTGGVKSWSFISALLDLGIEIVAVGTKKSTFEDEEKMKEILGENAPLVEDVMPKNLLRLMKEKNADILVAGGRNQYLAIKEGFPFVDVNQERHTAYAGYEGLVNLAEQISNSIRFYNPKAKVGSRKSEVRTKSEIVINPLKHSQSIGAAIAFQGINNSIPVIHGAQGCNFLAKVLLTKHFREPIALQSTKLFTEDVVMGSEDKLTGTLDSIIDKNAPDVIGVLTSGLSEAKGDDLEGTLKVSGHRPGVRIIHVPTPDYEGGLESGYARAVENIIESVVPKNIADARPLTDDRLVNVLVGSHLTPADFTELREIIEAFGLKPVIFPDLSSLDGSRQGFSPLAAGGTDVKDIKRMAEASFTIAIGKSMEPGARLLNEICGIEYTVFESLSGLRDVEVFMQMLSFLSGNPVPARYDRQRRILIDGMRDAHFYFGNKKVCIALEPDMAVQTSRWISEMGAEATLAVIPQNTESSGNIIAKEVVVSDLFSIAGDYDLLISNSHAEDTAKRLGVPLYQAGFPVYKVIGNSSRITIGYRGTLAMINEAANLLPKE; this is encoded by the coding sequence ATGTTAACTAACATAGACAAATTAACAGAAAGCGGCTGCTCTTCCGAAAAGCAGGACAAGGTATGCCGTTCGCGGGGCGGAGAGTCATGCGCCTTTGACGGAGCTATGATCGTACTCCAGCCTATTGCGGATACGGCGCATATCGTCCACGGGCCGATTGCGTGCTGCGGCAACACATGGGAAGGAAGAGGCACGTTATCTTTAAATGGCAACCTGCACAGAATGGGCTTCACAACCGACATGAATGAGATAGATATTGTCTATGGCTCTGAGGAAAAATTGTATGCGGCAATAATTAAGACATTTGAAGCTGTAAAACCAAAAGCTATTTTTGTCTATGCAACATGCGTAAGCGGTTTAATCGGCGAGGATATCGAGTCCGTATGCAAAAAAGCGGAAACCGAAATCGGAGTTCGTGTCATTCCGGTAAACGCACCGGGCTTTGTCGGCCCGAAGAATTTAGGGAATAGGATAGCAGGGGAAGTGCTGCTGGATCATGTGATAGGGACAGGGGAATTGCCTTCCAAAATCATAACTCCCCCTTCCCCCTCTTATCTTAAGAGGGGGGCAGACATCAATCTCATCGGAGAGTATAACATCGCAGGAGATTTGTGGCTTGTGGAGCCGGTGTTAAAAAAAGCTGGAATGCAAATCCTTTCACGCATCACAGGCGATTCGACTTTTGAGGAGATAACTTACGCGCATCATGCAAAGCTGAATGTAGTGGTTTGCAGCCGCGCATTGATAAATGTTGCGAAGGAGATGGAGAAGCGGTACGGCATTCCTTATATTGAAGTTTCGTTCTTTGGCAAGACAGAGATGACAAAGGCCTTGAGGCTGATTGCAAGCAAGCTGTCATCTAATTACAAAATCCCCCTTAATCCCCCTTTTTCAAAGGGGGAGATTGGATTCCCCTCTTTGGAAAAGAGGGGTCAGGGGAGATTTTTTCAAATAGAGTCAATAATTGCAAGAGAAGAAGAACGTCTTGAAGAAAAACTGAAAATATATTCTCACCTCAAAGGCAAAAAGGCTGTTCTCTACACCGGCGGGGTGAAGAGCTGGTCATTCATCTCCGCGCTTCTTGATCTGGGAATTGAGATAGTTGCTGTCGGAACAAAGAAGAGCACATTTGAAGATGAAGAGAAGATGAAAGAGATACTTGGAGAGAATGCTCCGCTTGTTGAAGATGTGATGCCTAAGAATCTCCTGAGGCTCATGAAAGAGAAAAACGCCGACATACTTGTTGCGGGCGGGAGAAATCAGTATCTCGCGATTAAGGAAGGCTTTCCTTTTGTTGATGTGAATCAGGAGAGGCATACGGCATACGCGGGATATGAAGGGCTGGTGAATTTGGCTGAGCAGATAAGCAACAGCATACGGTTTTATAACCCGAAGGCAAAAGTCGGAAGCCGGAAGTCTGAAGTAAGAACGAAATCCGAAATTGTTATCAATCCGTTGAAGCACTCACAGTCCATCGGGGCTGCGATCGCGTTTCAGGGGATCAATAATTCAATTCCGGTCATTCACGGGGCGCAGGGGTGTAACTTCCTTGCAAAGGTTTTATTGACAAAGCATTTCAGAGAGCCCATCGCTCTTCAAAGCACAAAGCTCTTTACCGAGGACGTGGTGATGGGAAGTGAGGATAAGTTAACCGGCACATTGGACAGCATCATAGACAAGAATGCTCCTGATGTTATCGGAGTTCTGACGTCAGGGCTGTCAGAGGCAAAGGGAGATGATCTTGAAGGGACATTGAAGGTAAGCGGTCATAGGCCAGGGGTCAGGATTATCCATGTCCCGACTCCTGATTATGAAGGCGGGCTTGAAAGCGGTTACGCAAGGGCGGTAGAGAACATCATTGAGTCTGTGGTGCCTAAAAATATTGCTGATGCCAGACCCTTGACCGATGACCGTCTTGTCAATGTCCTTGTCGGCTCGCATCTGACCCCTGCTGATTTTACAGAGTTAAGAGAGATTATTGAAGCCTTCGGCTTAAAGCCGGTCATATTTCCAGACCTTTCCTCGCTTGACGGCAGCAGGCAGGGCTTTTCACCACTTGCCGCAGGCGGGACAGATGTTAAGGACATAAAAAGAATGGCAGAGGCATCGTTCACAATTGCTATAGGAAAAAGCATGGAACCGGGCGCGAGGTTGTTGAACGAAATATGCGGCATTGAGTATACGGTGTTTGAAAGCCTTTCCGGGCTCAGGGATGTGGAAGTCTTCATGCAGATGCTTTCATTCCTGAGCGGCAATCCGGTTCCTGCCAGATACGACAGACAGAGGAGAATCCTGATCGACGGGATGAGGGACGCGCATTTTTATTTCGGAAACAAAAAGGTTTGCATCGCGCTTGAGCCTGATATGGCTGTTCAGACTTCAAGATGGATCAGTGAGATGGGCGCGGAGGCAACGCTTGCGGTCATTCCTCAGAATACGGAGAGCTCAGGAAATATTATTGCGAAAGAGGTGGTTGTCTCTGACCTGTTTTCGATAGCGGGTGATTATGACCTGCTAATTTCAAACTCACACGCTGAAGATACGGCAAAGAGGCTGGGTGTTCCATTGTATCAGGCGGGATTCCCTGTTTATAAAGTTATAGGTAACAGTTCAAGGATCACCATTGGATACAGAGGCACGCTTGCGATGATCAATGAAGCGGCAAATCTGCTGCCAAAGGAGTGA
- a CDS encoding HesA/MoeB/ThiF family protein encodes MKIKIWNLKFCIRGSGKIIVKLLIERSGQLSEIEMERYRRQLMLHGFTEEHQRKLKDSTALIAGIGGLGGTAAIYLAVAGIGKMVFAHYGNLTLSNMNRQILMRHDRIGGSRVEQAMRTIEEINPDVEVEAFNERTSEGNVGNLLDGIQIALSARPNFRERRILNNACVRRNIPMVEAAMNGMEGYLFNVIPGITPCLNCLYPEDNPEWEELGFPVLGAVSGVLGCLMSIETIKLLTGYGKPLRSQMLVFNTMDLDFRKMNTRRDIKCMVCGNLN; translated from the coding sequence ATGAAGATAAAGATATGGAACTTGAAGTTCTGCATTCGAGGATCGGGGAAGATTATTGTGAAATTATTAATTGAAAGAAGCGGTCAGCTGTCTGAAATAGAAATGGAGCGTTACCGCAGGCAACTGATGCTTCACGGGTTCACTGAAGAACATCAGCGTAAGCTGAAGGATTCAACCGCGCTGATAGCGGGCATCGGCGGCCTTGGAGGGACTGCCGCAATATATCTCGCTGTTGCCGGGATAGGAAAGATGGTCTTCGCCCATTACGGAAATCTCACGCTCTCCAACATGAACAGGCAGATTCTGATGCGGCATGACCGGATCGGGGGAAGCAGGGTTGAGCAGGCCATGAGGACAATTGAAGAGATAAATCCCGATGTGGAGGTTGAGGCCTTTAATGAAAGGACATCAGAAGGCAATGTTGGGAATCTTCTCGACGGAATTCAGATAGCGCTTTCTGCCAGGCCCAATTTCCGCGAGCGGAGAATCTTAAACAATGCCTGTGTCAGAAGAAATATTCCCATGGTTGAGGCTGCCATGAACGGCATGGAGGGGTATCTTTTTAATGTAATTCCCGGAATAACTCCCTGCCTAAATTGCCTGTATCCTGAAGATAACCCGGAGTGGGAAGAGCTTGGTTTTCCCGTGCTTGGCGCAGTCTCCGGCGTACTCGGCTGCCTGATGAGCATAGAGACGATAAAGCTCCTGACAGGTTATGGGAAACCCCTGCGTTCTCAAATGCTGGTATTCAATACTATGGATCTGGATTTCAGAAAAATGAATACGAGAAGAGATATCAAGTGCATGGTATGCGGGAATTTGAATTAA
- a CDS encoding P-II family nitrogen regulator: MKEITAIIRRDKLPETKKALDELGYPAMTIQSVDGRGKQKGAMCAEMDSEMPESFCTAAKLKPTPSTYALEHTLPKAALYVPKRMLTVVVPDDVVIKLVKSIIKVNQSGKRGDGKIFVSPIEGAVRVRTGEMDGEAIS, translated from the coding sequence ATGAAGGAGATCACCGCGATCATCAGAAGGGACAAGCTCCCTGAGACCAAAAAGGCGCTTGATGAACTGGGTTATCCCGCGATGACAATTCAGAGCGTAGACGGGAGAGGAAAACAAAAAGGCGCGATGTGCGCGGAGATGGATTCTGAAATGCCCGAGAGCTTCTGCACGGCAGCGAAATTAAAACCGACTCCATCCACATATGCGCTTGAACATACATTGCCGAAGGCCGCCCTCTATGTGCCAAAGAGGATGCTTACTGTTGTTGTGCCTGATGATGTTGTGATCAAGCTTGTGAAATCAATTATTAAGGTCAACCAGTCAGGCAAGCGCGGAGACGGAAAGATATTTGTTTCGCCCATTGAAGGCGCTGTCAGGGTAAGGACAGGAGAGATGGACGGCGAGGCGATCTCATAA
- the nifK gene encoding nitrogenase molybdenum-iron protein subunit beta encodes MSTIKIKDHCDLFLEPEYQAQFERKKEFENPWPAEKVKEVSEWTKTEEYKELNFARQNIKINPAKACQPLGAVFCASGFEGSMPFVQGAQGCVAYFRSHLSRHFKEPFAAISTSMTEDAAVFGGLNNMLEGLENTYALYKPKMIAVSTTCMAEVIGDDLNAYIKTAKEKGVIPQDLPVPFAHTPSFVGSHIVGYDNMLKGILKTLSEGRKGESNNKVNIIMGFDTYTGNYHEIKRLMAMMGIEFTLLADVSETFDSPNTGEYKLYPGGTPIPEAMDAVNAIGTVALQKYSTVKTIEYIHKEWGQKAFTAAPIGIRNTDTFFEELSKLTGKPVPAAIEAERGRAVDAMVDSHPYVHGKRFALVGDPDILLGMMSLIMEMGGEPVHIICTNGDKHFEAEANKLLASSPFGVNGKVYIGKDMWHMRSLLFTEPVDILIGNSYAKFLTRDTGTPLIRIGFPLFDRHHLHRYPVIGYQGALNLVTMIVNNVLDEMDRKTMDTTSFDVIR; translated from the coding sequence ATGAGCACGATAAAGATAAAAGACCACTGCGACCTGTTTCTTGAGCCGGAGTATCAGGCCCAGTTTGAGCGCAAGAAAGAATTCGAAAACCCATGGCCTGCGGAGAAGGTGAAAGAGGTTTCGGAATGGACCAAGACTGAAGAATATAAGGAACTTAACTTTGCAAGGCAGAACATCAAGATCAATCCTGCAAAGGCCTGTCAGCCGCTCGGCGCGGTCTTCTGCGCCTCAGGTTTTGAAGGCTCAATGCCCTTTGTGCAGGGCGCTCAGGGCTGCGTGGCGTATTTCAGAAGCCATCTAAGCAGGCACTTTAAAGAACCCTTTGCAGCGATCTCTACATCCATGACCGAGGATGCGGCGGTGTTCGGCGGACTGAACAACATGCTTGAAGGGCTGGAGAACACCTATGCCCTTTACAAGCCGAAGATGATCGCGGTCTCGACGACATGCATGGCAGAGGTTATCGGCGATGATCTGAACGCCTACATAAAGACAGCGAAAGAAAAAGGCGTAATACCCCAGGACCTGCCTGTGCCGTTTGCTCACACACCCAGCTTTGTCGGCTCGCACATCGTTGGCTATGACAATATGCTGAAGGGCATTCTGAAGACGCTTTCAGAAGGCAGGAAAGGCGAGTCGAATAATAAGGTCAATATCATTATGGGTTTCGACACCTATACCGGAAACTACCACGAGATCAAACGGCTGATGGCGATGATGGGAATTGAATTTACACTGCTGGCGGATGTGAGCGAGACCTTTGATTCGCCGAACACAGGTGAATACAAGCTATATCCCGGCGGAACTCCGATTCCCGAAGCCATGGATGCGGTGAATGCTATAGGGACTGTCGCGCTGCAGAAGTACTCGACCGTAAAGACAATCGAGTACATTCATAAGGAATGGGGACAGAAAGCCTTTACAGCCGCGCCGATAGGCATCAGGAACACAGACACATTCTTTGAAGAGCTAAGCAAGCTCACGGGCAAGCCGGTTCCGGCTGCTATCGAAGCTGAGCGCGGGCGCGCGGTAGATGCCATGGTGGATTCGCACCCTTACGTTCACGGCAAACGATTTGCCCTTGTCGGCGACCCTGACATCCTGCTTGGGATGATGAGTCTCATTATGGAGATGGGAGGCGAGCCGGTGCATATCATCTGCACCAACGGGGACAAGCACTTCGAAGCGGAGGCCAACAAACTGCTCGCGTCAAGCCCATTTGGCGTAAACGGCAAGGTATACATTGGAAAAGATATGTGGCATATGCGCTCTCTATTATTCACCGAACCGGTTGATATCCTTATCGGAAATTCCTATGCAAAGTTTCTAACACGCGACACCGGGACACCGCTTATCAGAATAGGCTTCCCGCTCTTCGACCGGCATCATCTCCACCGGTATCCGGTAATCGGCTATCAGGGAGCGCTGAACCTTGTGACCATGATCGTCAATAATGTGCTTGATGAGATGGACAGAAAGACGATGGATACAACGAGCTTTGATGTTATCAGGTAG
- the nifD gene encoding nitrogenase molybdenum-iron protein alpha chain, with amino-acid sequence MIEEVLDAYPEKSKKDRAKHLAANDPSGQCTTCQVKSNVKSRPGVMTVRGCAYAGAKGVVWGPVKDQLTISHGPVGCGQYSWWSRRNYYNGQTGIDTFGTMHITTDFQEKNIVYGGDKGLDLALHELKGLFPLANGIGILSECPVGLIGDDIEAVSKRVEKEFKYPIVPVRCEGFRGVSQSLGHHIANDTIKDYVLGKGKLETSTPYDVALIGDYNIGGDAWASRKILEEMGLRVISQYTGDATINEIGIATKAKLNLIHCYRSMNYICRHMEEEYGIPWMEFNFFGPTKTYDSIRKIAAKFDETIQQKAEAVIAKYKPVMDKIIEQYRAKLEGKKVMLYVGGLRPRHTIGAYEDLGMEVVASGYEFGHSDDYKRTYPEMKEGAVIMDDATLYELEEFTRRLKPDMVGSGIKEKYSYHKLGVPFRQMHSWDYSGPYHGFDGFPVFARDMDMTVNSPTWDLIRRKR; translated from the coding sequence ATGATAGAGGAAGTCCTTGATGCATATCCGGAGAAATCAAAGAAGGACCGGGCAAAGCATCTCGCGGCGAACGATCCCTCGGGACAGTGCACCACTTGCCAGGTGAAGTCCAATGTTAAATCACGTCCCGGCGTCATGACCGTGCGCGGCTGTGCCTATGCAGGCGCCAAGGGCGTTGTATGGGGGCCGGTGAAAGACCAGTTAACGATCAGCCACGGCCCGGTCGGATGCGGCCAGTACTCATGGTGGTCGCGGCGCAACTACTATAACGGACAGACCGGCATCGATACCTTCGGCACCATGCATATCACCACAGACTTTCAGGAAAAGAATATCGTTTACGGCGGCGACAAAGGCCTTGACCTTGCACTGCATGAACTCAAGGGGCTCTTCCCGCTTGCAAACGGGATCGGCATACTTTCCGAATGTCCGGTCGGCCTTATCGGAGACGATATCGAGGCTGTGTCAAAGCGTGTGGAAAAGGAATTTAAATATCCGATCGTTCCGGTGCGGTGCGAGGGTTTCAGGGGAGTGAGCCAGTCCCTCGGCCATCATATCGCAAACGATACCATCAAGGATTATGTGCTTGGCAAGGGCAAGCTTGAAACCTCAACGCCCTATGATGTAGCCCTCATCGGGGACTATAACATCGGCGGCGACGCATGGGCCTCGCGCAAAATTCTCGAAGAGATGGGCCTTCGCGTGATCTCGCAGTACACGGGAGATGCAACGATCAACGAGATCGGCATCGCGACCAAGGCGAAGCTGAACCTGATCCACTGTTACCGGTCAATGAACTACATCTGCCGGCACATGGAGGAGGAGTACGGCATTCCCTGGATGGAGTTTAATTTCTTCGGCCCTACAAAGACCTATGACAGCATCAGGAAGATTGCGGCGAAGTTCGACGAAACGATACAGCAGAAGGCGGAAGCGGTCATCGCAAAGTACAAGCCGGTCATGGACAAGATCATTGAACAGTACAGGGCAAAGCTCGAAGGCAAGAAGGTGATGCTCTACGTTGGCGGCCTTCGTCCGCGCCACACTATCGGCGCTTACGAGGACCTCGGCATGGAAGTGGTTGCTTCAGGATACGAGTTCGGCCACAGCGACGATTATAAGCGCACCTATCCTGAGATGAAGGAAGGGGCTGTGATCATGGATGACGCTACTTTATATGAACTGGAAGAGTTCACTCGCAGGCTGAAGCCGGACATGGTCGGCTCGGGAATCAAGGAAAAATATTCTTACCACAAACTCGGAGTGCCGTTCCGGCAGATGCATTCATGGGACTATTCCGGCCCCTACCACGGCTTTGACGGCTTCCCGGTATTTGCTCGTGACATGGACATGACGGTAAACAGCCCCACATGGGATTTGATACGGAGGAAAAGATGA
- a CDS encoding 2-isopropylmalate synthase, translating to MARKNKIEILDTTLREGEQSRGILFTTAQKIKLAEKLDCFGVDFIELGHPAASPSIRKSVAVISSLGLKAQTVAHARAKKEDIDIIRSCKTAWAGIFSGINSLSLDYRLRSDRKTVAANILNAIKHAKDCGLKVRFTCEDASRTDRKELIDLYAMAVDAGADRICVADTVGILTPSKTKALIAYIKKHVTADMHVHLHNDFGLASANALAAYEAGASAIDVSINGLGERSGVAALAEVCMALKQLYTVNNIWDLKLLPELSAMVSSFTRSPIEYSRPIVGRNVFSHKGGIHSASVMKNPETYEPFPPEILGIGRTIVISRLIGRQGLEGVLKPARQLSHKDIEHIIGRIKNNGNIEFTDKDVARVMRNFKREDNARILS from the coding sequence ATGGCAAGAAAAAATAAAATAGAAATTCTCGACACAACCCTGCGGGAGGGAGAACAATCAAGAGGCATTCTCTTTACCACAGCGCAAAAAATAAAGCTCGCTGAAAAGCTTGACTGCTTCGGAGTGGATTTTATCGAACTGGGGCATCCGGCTGCGTCACCGTCCATACGGAAGTCTGTTGCCGTAATTTCCTCACTCGGGCTAAAGGCGCAGACAGTTGCCCATGCACGGGCAAAAAAAGAAGATATAGACATTATCCGGAGCTGTAAAACAGCATGGGCCGGGATATTTTCCGGTATCAATTCGCTCAGCCTTGACTATCGGCTGCGCTCAGACAGAAAAACGGTTGCCGCCAATATCCTGAATGCCATTAAGCATGCGAAAGACTGCGGCCTCAAGGTGCGTTTCACCTGCGAGGATGCTTCAAGGACTGACAGGAAGGAATTAATTGACCTGTACGCAATGGCGGTTGATGCCGGAGCAGACAGGATATGCGTTGCCGATACTGTCGGGATACTGACTCCGTCAAAGACAAAGGCGTTGATAGCTTATATTAAGAAACACGTCACAGCAGATATGCATGTCCATCTTCACAATGATTTTGGATTAGCCTCTGCCAATGCGCTTGCAGCTTATGAAGCCGGGGCGAGCGCGATAGATGTTTCTATCAACGGCTTGGGAGAACGCTCGGGAGTGGCGGCGCTTGCCGAGGTATGTATGGCGCTCAAGCAGTTGTATACTGTGAATAACATCTGGGATCTGAAGCTGCTGCCGGAACTTTCAGCAATGGTATCAAGCTTCACAAGGTCGCCCATTGAATATTCACGGCCGATTGTAGGCAGAAATGTATTCTCCCATAAAGGCGGCATCCACAGCGCCTCTGTTATGAAAAATCCTGAAACGTATGAACCCTTCCCTCCGGAAATCCTCGGGATAGGCCGCACTATCGTCATCAGCAGATTGATCGGCAGGCAAGGACTTGAAGGCGTATTGAAACCAGCACGACAGCTCTCACATAAGGATATCGAACATATCATCGGCAGAATCAAAAACAACGGCAATATAGAATTTACAGACAAAGATGTAGCCCGTGTGATGAGAAACTTCAAAAGAGAAGACAATGCCCGCATATTGTCATAG
- the fdxB gene encoding ferredoxin III, nif-specific, with protein sequence MMSITGYTRGGQEWTPKFIESIDADKCIGCGRCYKACSRDVLELIEKPFEGEDEYGDDMGNKVMSVANPGNCIGCEACSKICTKRCHVHTEV encoded by the coding sequence ATTATGTCAATTACAGGGTACACAAGAGGCGGGCAGGAATGGACGCCGAAGTTTATAGAATCCATAGATGCTGACAAGTGCATCGGCTGCGGACGCTGTTACAAGGCCTGCAGCCGGGATGTGCTTGAGCTGATCGAGAAGCCCTTTGAAGGTGAAGACGAGTACGGAGATGACATGGGCAACAAGGTGATGTCTGTCGCAAATCCAGGGAACTGCATCGGCTGCGAGGCTTGCTCAAAGATCTGCACAAAGAGATGCCATGTGCATACAGAGGTTTAA
- a CDS encoding P-II family nitrogen regulator codes for MKMIRAFIRPEKEQEVVLALEGAGFPSLTKMPVFGRGKQKGLQVGPVHYDELPKTLIMTVVDTEDVGKVIGIIEGKAKTGFIGDGKIFVSPVDAVYTVRTGEAVL; via the coding sequence ATGAAGATGATCAGGGCGTTTATAAGGCCGGAAAAAGAGCAGGAGGTAGTTTTGGCATTGGAGGGAGCCGGATTTCCGTCACTCACAAAGATGCCGGTATTCGGAAGGGGAAAACAGAAGGGGCTTCAGGTGGGGCCGGTGCATTATGACGAACTTCCCAAAACCCTCATCATGACCGTTGTTGACACTGAAGATGTCGGGAAAGTGATCGGGATAATAGAGGGCAAGGCAAAGACCGGTTTTATCGGTGACGGGAAGATATTCGTCAGCCCGGTTGATGCTGTTTACACCGTCAGGACCGGGGAGGCTGTGCTATGA
- the nifB gene encoding nitrogenase cofactor biosynthesis protein NifB translates to MLKSSDKKHIISTHPCFSKEAHNRFGRIHLPVAPACNIQCKYCVRKYDCANESRPGITSRVLTPYEALERVRSLVERNERLTVIGIAGPGDPLANDATFETFSAIHREYPELTLCVSTNGLLLSDRLDDLIGAGVSSLTVTINAVIPEIAEKIYSWVSYNGRLYKEREAAECLLLNQWEGLGAAVEAGLIVKVNTVFIPGVNDEEIPFIARFAGHKGAELMNIMPLIPKGEFEDLHRPSREAVHVMREKCGKHISQMTHCKQCRADACGTLDEDKDMELEVLHSRIGEDYCEIIN, encoded by the coding sequence ATTCTTAAGAGCAGCGACAAAAAACATATCATAAGCACGCACCCGTGTTTCTCTAAGGAGGCGCACAACAGGTTCGGAAGAATTCATCTGCCTGTAGCGCCTGCCTGCAACATTCAGTGCAAATACTGCGTAAGGAAGTATGACTGCGCCAATGAATCAAGGCCCGGCATAACAAGCAGGGTGCTGACCCCGTATGAGGCATTGGAAAGGGTCAGGTCATTGGTTGAACGGAATGAGCGCCTGACCGTTATAGGCATTGCAGGGCCGGGAGACCCGCTGGCAAATGACGCGACATTTGAGACATTCAGCGCGATCCACAGGGAATATCCCGAACTGACGCTCTGCGTCTCAACAAACGGGCTGCTGCTTTCCGACAGGCTTGATGATCTTATCGGGGCAGGAGTGAGCAGCCTGACGGTTACAATAAATGCTGTCATTCCAGAGATAGCTGAAAAGATATATTCATGGGTGTCGTACAACGGCAGGCTTTATAAAGAGAGAGAAGCCGCCGAATGCCTTCTGCTGAATCAGTGGGAAGGGCTCGGAGCGGCTGTTGAGGCTGGGCTTATCGTAAAAGTTAACACGGTTTTTATCCCGGGAGTTAATGACGAAGAGATCCCATTTATCGCCAGGTTTGCCGGCCACAAGGGTGCGGAACTGATGAATATCATGCCGTTGATCCCAAAAGGTGAGTTTGAAGATCTTCATAGGCCGTCTCGTGAAGCCGTCCATGTAATGCGCGAGAAATGCGGAAAGCACATTTCGCAAATGACTCATTGCAAACAGTGCCGGGCGGATGCCTGCGGAACTCTTGATGAAGATAAAGATATGGAACTTGAAGTTCTGCATTCGAGGATCGGGGAAGATTATTGTGAAATTATTAATTGA
- the nifX gene encoding nitrogen fixation protein NifX → MKVAFATTDEINVDEHFGRAGMFVIYELMKDGYKFLETRRFAEGRDAEIEGTKGLGQIHDDRVQAKVDKLADCKIIYLTEIGGPSAARLVKKGIMPIKIKEAASIEESMNRLFETVKGSPPPWLRKAMNNHS, encoded by the coding sequence ATGAAAGTGGCATTTGCGACAACAGATGAAATTAATGTGGATGAACATTTCGGCAGGGCCGGGATGTTTGTCATATACGAATTAATGAAGGATGGTTACAAATTCCTTGAGACGAGAAGGTTCGCTGAAGGCAGGGATGCGGAGATAGAAGGGACAAAAGGGCTGGGACAGATCCATGATGACAGGGTTCAGGCGAAAGTCGATAAGCTTGCTGATTGCAAGATCATCTATCTCACGGAAATTGGCGGGCCTTCGGCAGCGAGGCTTGTAAAAAAGGGCATAATGCCGATAAAGATAAAAGAGGCAGCATCTATTGAGGAATCAATGAATAGACTATTTGAGACAGTAAAAGGGTCTCCGCCGCCGTGGCTGAGAAAGGCGATGAATAATCATTCGTAG